A portion of the Bacteroidota bacterium genome contains these proteins:
- a CDS encoding site-specific integrase: MRKKSGFTIVEQAIELVPEFEKVVRKLEQQVTLRGQSKSTLQNYIRRIALFVLHFGKLPEQIDPEEINEYLVSLARDPKSPSRSSFKHMVYGLRYYYRLLGMNKNAIALPSLKKDTKLPQILNHQELKELFAAPTLLKQRIVLTLIYSAGLRGQEVINLKISDIDFERKTIHIRQSKYKKDRIVPLADSMAVGLRKYLAAENPHIWLFNGKEPDGRYSVRGLSWVMRENLKKTSITKEVNLHSLRHSYATHLLEQGVNIVTLKELLGHAEITTTMIYLHIAQYQLVKAHSPLDSLYNYYGHAAKI; the protein is encoded by the coding sequence ATGAGAAAGAAATCGGGTTTTACTATTGTAGAACAAGCTATTGAACTTGTTCCTGAATTTGAAAAAGTTGTTCGTAAACTGGAACAGCAGGTTACCCTTCGAGGCCAGAGTAAAAGTACTCTCCAGAACTACATCCGGCGCATTGCCTTGTTTGTGCTTCATTTCGGGAAGCTTCCCGAGCAGATTGACCCGGAAGAGATCAACGAATACCTGGTGTCTCTGGCCCGGGATCCGAAATCTCCTTCACGCAGCAGTTTTAAACACATGGTTTACGGGCTGCGCTATTACTACCGCCTGCTGGGTATGAACAAGAACGCCATTGCACTGCCTTCGCTGAAGAAAGATACAAAACTTCCGCAAATTCTCAATCACCAGGAGTTGAAAGAACTCTTTGCAGCACCCACCCTGCTCAAACAAAGGATTGTCCTGACATTGATATACTCAGCGGGATTACGGGGACAGGAAGTCATTAACCTGAAGATCTCCGATATTGATTTTGAAAGAAAGACCATCCATATCAGGCAAAGTAAATACAAGAAGGACCGGATAGTTCCTCTGGCCGACAGCATGGCCGTTGGGTTAAGAAAATATCTGGCTGCAGAAAACCCTCACATATGGTTGTTCAACGGAAAAGAACCAGATGGCAGGTACAGTGTCCGGGGATTATCATGGGTGATGCGGGAGAATTTGAAAAAAACTTCCATTACCAAGGAGGTAAATCTGCATTCCCTTCGTCACAGTTATGCTACGCATCTATTGGAACAGGGAGTAAATATCGTAACCCTCAAAGAACTGCTTGGCCATGCAGAGATCACCACCACCATGATCTACCTGCATATTGCCCAATATCAGCTGGTAAAGGCGCATAGTCCCCTGGATTCACTTTATAATTATTATGGGCATGCGGCCAAAATATGA
- a CDS encoding IS91 family transposase, with protein MRPKYELADTIRLFGTGLFDKVKLTPLQQKVLAKIASCRTAALGGHEEVCDSCDNVRYSYNSCGDRHCPKCQAAKQAFWIEDLMKRTLPVKHYHIIFTVPHQLNGLFLHNQALYYGLLFAAVWNTLRSFGYTHYGVESGVVAVLHTWGQNLSLHPHIHCIVPAAGYTLDGRWKNIGPSGSYLYPVGQLSDVFKGKFLDSLKRALKKHNELPLFHANIQQAYKTRWVVHCEPALAGAEHVVKYLGQYTHRVAITNQRILNIAADKVTFVAKDYRDNAIKKPVSLDGVEFLRRFTLHILPTRFVKIRYFGIYNHTAKKKMKLQFVPETKPDIETLIKDKEPPETQLQRFERLTGYNPCKCPVCKKGRMVVLRKLPRIRSPGEKAAPDFLVSNF; from the coding sequence ATGCGGCCAAAATATGAACTGGCTGATACGATACGTCTATTCGGTACCGGACTTTTTGATAAAGTAAAATTAACCCCCCTGCAACAAAAGGTGCTGGCTAAGATCGCCAGTTGCCGTACGGCTGCACTGGGCGGTCATGAAGAAGTATGCGATTCCTGTGACAACGTACGTTACAGCTACAACAGCTGTGGTGACCGCCATTGTCCCAAATGTCAGGCCGCCAAGCAGGCTTTTTGGATCGAGGATTTGATGAAGCGAACCCTTCCGGTAAAACATTACCACATCATATTCACGGTTCCTCACCAGCTGAATGGACTTTTCTTGCATAATCAAGCCTTGTATTACGGCCTGCTTTTTGCAGCCGTGTGGAATACCCTTCGATCATTCGGATATACGCATTATGGTGTGGAAAGCGGAGTTGTGGCAGTTCTTCATACCTGGGGACAGAACCTCTCGCTGCATCCGCACATTCATTGCATCGTTCCGGCTGCAGGATACACTCTCGATGGAAGATGGAAGAATATTGGGCCTTCGGGCAGTTACCTCTATCCGGTGGGTCAACTAAGCGATGTCTTTAAGGGAAAGTTCCTGGACAGCCTTAAACGTGCCTTAAAAAAGCACAATGAACTCCCCCTGTTTCATGCAAATATTCAGCAGGCATACAAAACCCGCTGGGTGGTCCATTGCGAGCCTGCACTGGCAGGAGCTGAACATGTGGTTAAGTACCTTGGACAGTACACCCACCGGGTAGCCATTACCAACCAAAGGATTCTGAATATTGCTGCAGACAAGGTAACTTTCGTGGCCAAAGACTACCGGGACAATGCAATCAAAAAACCGGTTAGCCTGGACGGGGTGGAGTTCCTGCGCCGTTTTACCCTTCACATCCTGCCAACCCGCTTTGTGAAGATCAGGTACTTTGGCATTTATAATCATACGGCCAAAAAAAAGATGAAACTGCAGTTTGTGCCGGAAACAAAACCGGATATCGAAACCCTGATAAAGGATAAGGAGCCTCCTGAAACACAGCTGCAACGCTTTGAGCGACTCACAGGTTATAATCCCTGTAAGTGTCCGGTATGTAAAAAAGGCCGGATGGTTGTGCTAAGGAAACTGCCCAGGATTCGATCGCCGGGAGAGAAAGCTGCTCCCGATTTTTTAGTGTCTAACTTCTAA